Proteins from one Trichoplusia ni isolate ovarian cell line Hi5 chromosome 9, tn1, whole genome shotgun sequence genomic window:
- the LOC113497281 gene encoding tubulin-specific chaperone C isoform X2, with amino-acid sequence MMYVAIKSSFWVVTFGSIGYALFKLVKPDDELLKQFDSESKHTDARKVSRTTINVLKEAATPNSDLKRLSRRDAQRLEKLQKAHKAREEVDASDENEDFFSGSFKIKSEYVEDLLMQVPTLELHTLPSHFDNIKREINELQKYVVTSSFFLKEFNMRKYLGIVQNLQTKCYELEERYVPRKKFGFSKKKLPKSHTQKQSSLDDHDGAGKIDSNKWDDKLFGFDSQENKVLLLENDELYQRDVALRNLKNCTIGLKGVMGTLHLTNLENCIVLSGPVTSSVFMEKCTNCKVVAACQQLRMHTSNNCDIYLHVTSKGIVEDCSEICTAPYNLYYDDLEKHFNMSALDKCSNNWDNLDDFNWLAPDIPSPNWSVLDVSQRVTSWDEYWLKTPS; translated from the exons ATGATGTATGTTGCTATTAAGTCCTCCTTCTGGGTGGTAACATTCGGAAGCATTGGTTACGCACTGTTCAAGTTGGTCAAACCTGATGATGAACTCCTTAAACAG tttgaTTCCGAATCAAAACACACAGATGCCAGAAAGGTTTCCAGGACAACAATTAATGTACTAAAAGAAGCAGCAACTCCAAAttctgatttaa AAAGATTAAGTAGAAGAGATGCACAGAGATTAGAGAAACTACAGAAGGCTCATAAGGCAAGGGAGGAGGTTGACGCTTCTGATGAAAATGAAGACTTTTTCTCAGgttcattcaaaatcaaatcagaATATGTTGAAGATTTACTCATGCAAGTACCAACACTCGAACTGCACACATTACCCTCACACTTTGATAACATAAAAAGAGAAATTAATGAACTGCAAAAATATGTCGTAACATCATCATTCTTCTTAAAAGAGTTCAACATGCGCAAATATTTGGGTATAGTACAAAATCTACAGACAAAATGCTACGAATTGGAAGAAAGATACGTTCCAAGGAAAAAGTTTGGCTTCTCTAAGAAGAAACTACCAAAATCACACACCCAGAAGCAGAGCTCGCTCGATGATCACGACGGCGCCGGAAAAATTGATAGCAACAAATGGGATGACAAACTTTTTGGCTTTGATTCACAGGAAAATAAAGTACTATTACTAGAAAACGACGAATTGTATCAGAGAGATGTTGCTTTACGAAATCTGAAGAACTGTACCATTGGCCTCAAAGGCGTCATGGGAACTTTGCATTTAACTAATCTAGAAAACTGTATTGTGTTGTCCGGTCCCGTCACATCATCAGTATTTATGGAGAAATGTACAAATTGTAAGGTGGTCGCTGCCTGCCAGCAGTTACGAATGCACACATCCAATAATTGTGATATTTACTTACACGTAACTAGTAAAGGCATTGTTGAAGACTGTTCCGAGATATGTACGGCGCCATACAATTTGTATTATGATGATTTAGAAAAGCATTTCAATATGTCTGCTTTGGACAAATGTTCTAATAACTGGGATAACTTGGACGACTTTAACTGGCTTGCTCCTGATATCCCGTCCCCTAACTGGTCCGTTTTG
- the LOC113497281 gene encoding tubulin-specific chaperone C isoform X1, with protein MSDRNTVLERLSRRDAQRLEKLQKAHKAREEVDASDENEDFFSGSFKIKSEYVEDLLMQVPTLELHTLPSHFDNIKREINELQKYVVTSSFFLKEFNMRKYLGIVQNLQTKCYELEERYVPRKKFGFSKKKLPKSHTQKQSSLDDHDGAGKIDSNKWDDKLFGFDSQENKVLLLENDELYQRDVALRNLKNCTIGLKGVMGTLHLTNLENCIVLSGPVTSSVFMEKCTNCKVVAACQQLRMHTSNNCDIYLHVTSKGIVEDCSEICTAPYNLYYDDLEKHFNMSALDKCSNNWDNLDDFNWLAPDIPSPNWSVLDVSQRVTSWDEYWLKTPS; from the coding sequence atgaGTGATAGGAATACTGTATTAGAAAGATTAAGTAGAAGAGATGCACAGAGATTAGAGAAACTACAGAAGGCTCATAAGGCAAGGGAGGAGGTTGACGCTTCTGATGAAAATGAAGACTTTTTCTCAGgttcattcaaaatcaaatcagaATATGTTGAAGATTTACTCATGCAAGTACCAACACTCGAACTGCACACATTACCCTCACACTTTGATAACATAAAAAGAGAAATTAATGAACTGCAAAAATATGTCGTAACATCATCATTCTTCTTAAAAGAGTTCAACATGCGCAAATATTTGGGTATAGTACAAAATCTACAGACAAAATGCTACGAATTGGAAGAAAGATACGTTCCAAGGAAAAAGTTTGGCTTCTCTAAGAAGAAACTACCAAAATCACACACCCAGAAGCAGAGCTCGCTCGATGATCACGACGGCGCCGGAAAAATTGATAGCAACAAATGGGATGACAAACTTTTTGGCTTTGATTCACAGGAAAATAAAGTACTATTACTAGAAAACGACGAATTGTATCAGAGAGATGTTGCTTTACGAAATCTGAAGAACTGTACCATTGGCCTCAAAGGCGTCATGGGAACTTTGCATTTAACTAATCTAGAAAACTGTATTGTGTTGTCCGGTCCCGTCACATCATCAGTATTTATGGAGAAATGTACAAATTGTAAGGTGGTCGCTGCCTGCCAGCAGTTACGAATGCACACATCCAATAATTGTGATATTTACTTACACGTAACTAGTAAAGGCATTGTTGAAGACTGTTCCGAGATATGTACGGCGCCATACAATTTGTATTATGATGATTTAGAAAAGCATTTCAATATGTCTGCTTTGGACAAATGTTCTAATAACTGGGATAACTTGGACGACTTTAACTGGCTTGCTCCTGATATCCCGTCCCCTAACTGGTCCGTTTTG
- the LOC113497277 gene encoding spondin-2-like isoform X1, which translates to MWTCFISFLYFVTKYTQLLLSLYLVFSFAGLTQVTYIILFLKFCSCEFEVCNRSPLGTNTQPLPPDNRFLIDIDDIRDNMYIPKEEYTVRLYSRDGVSTFIAFTISLQGDTAANKNNPRKPIPLKAGTLEPFSSDSFFHPACNNTIIQSDITPKTSVQAKWTAPEKDNKCVTIYAVVAVKPDVWYSFEGPLSKRICEDRRKADDMQPMENDNCQVCEDARYQLTFEGLWSYNTHPAMFPTARELARFSDVVGASHSKDFSLFKYNSDSTAGLQLLAEQGNTTNLEIEIYEQLGVHVRTILKATAPPRPNMNTLTTFRASRKHHMVSLATAIVPSPDWFLGVANLELCDAKTNEWAKNITFNLYPMDAGTDSGKKFDSSNEATAPAQPISSAIIAPEIPKELVKPFARLRFHLVRTYYNPNCSDEPAVTQEPEGEGDEDSDENPGEDERQTVPKYEYRPPTQPTTTTSEEPTSVDPDSPPNCSVTPWGEWQTCEGICTDNKVEGYKIRFRSHVGDPSPECSKLALTDTSPCEEECEEEVLEEYVEEEEE; encoded by the exons ATGTGGACCTGCTTTATCTCATTTCTGtatttcgttacaaaatatACGCAGCTCTTACTTTCCCTCTATTTAGTCTTCTCATTTGCAGGTTTAACTCAGGtcacttacataatattattcctTAAATTTTGCTCCTGTGAATTTGAGGTCTGCAACCGAAGTCCTTTAGGTACAAACACACAGCCTCTGCCCCCGGACAACAGGTTCTTAATTGACATTGATGATATCAGAGATAATATGTATATACCGAAGGAGGAATATACAG TTCGCCTTTATTCGCGGGATGGCGTCTCTACATTCATTGCCTTCACGATATCACTTCAAGGTGACACAGCTGCAAATAAGAACAACCCCAGAAAGCCAATCCCGCTAAAAGCTGGGACTTTGGAACCGTTTTCGAGTGACTCATTCTTTCATCCTGCCTGTAACAACACTATTATACAATCAGACATCACACCGAAGACTTCAGTTCAG GCAAAATGGACAGCTCCTGAAAAGGACAATAAATGCGTCACAATATACGCGGTGGTTGCTGTAAAACCTGATGTGTGGTACAGTTTCGAAGGTCCTCTGTCAAAACGTATCTGTGAGGACAGAAGGAAGGCAGATGATATGCAGCCCATGGAAAACGATAACTGTCAGGTTTGTGAGGATGCTAGGTACCAG TTGACATTCGAAGGGTTGTGGTCGTACAACACACATCCGGCCATGTTCCCAACAGCTAGAGAACTGGCGCGTTTCAGCGATGTCGTAGGAGCCTCTCACAGTAAAGACTTCAGTCTTTTCAAATACAACTCTGACTCTACAGCTGGATTGCAACTATTAGCAGAGCAAGGCAACACGACCAATTTGGAAATAGAAATCTATGAACAG CTAGGTGTTCATGTCCGGACTATACTGAAGGCTACAGCACCACCTCGCCCTAACATGAACACATTAACAACCTTCAGAGCGAGCAGGAAACATCACATGGTGTCCCTGGCCACTGCTATCGTACCCTCCCCTGATTGGTTTCTCGGTGTTGCAAACTTGGAGCTCTGTGATGCAAAGACTAACGAATGGGCGAAAAACATCACCTTCAATTTGTATCCTATGGACGCCGGAACTGATAGTGGGAAGAAATTTGAC TCGTCAAACGAAGCAACAGCTCCAGCTCAGCCGATTTCTTCAGCGATTATAGCACCGGAGATTCCTAAGGAGCTGGTGAAACCGTTCGCTAGATTGCGGTTTCATTTGGTCCGCACCTATTACAACCCTAACTGCTCCGACGAACCTGCGGTGACTCAAGAACCAG AAGGTGAAGGTGATGAAGATAGTGATGAAAACCCAGGAGAAGACGAGCGGCAAACCGTTCCAAAATACGAGTATCGACCTCCTACACAGCCAACTACAACCACAAG tGAGGAACCAACGTCAGTTGATCCTGATTCGCCGCCAAATTGCTCCGTCACACCTTGGGGCGAATGGCAAACGTGCGAAGGTATATGCACTGATAATAAGGTGGAAGGATACAAGATTCGGTTCAGAAGTCACGTCGGG gaTCCGTCACCTGAATGTTCCAAGTTGGCTCTTACGGATACTTCACCTTGTGAAGAGGAGTGTGAGGAAGAGGTGCTAGAAGAATACgtggaagaagaagaagaatag
- the LOC113497277 gene encoding spondin-2-like isoform X2 — protein MKFKVFSLTQVTYIILFLKFCSCEFEVCNRSPLGTNTQPLPPDNRFLIDIDDIRDNMYIPKEEYTVRLYSRDGVSTFIAFTISLQGDTAANKNNPRKPIPLKAGTLEPFSSDSFFHPACNNTIIQSDITPKTSVQAKWTAPEKDNKCVTIYAVVAVKPDVWYSFEGPLSKRICEDRRKADDMQPMENDNCQVCEDARYQLTFEGLWSYNTHPAMFPTARELARFSDVVGASHSKDFSLFKYNSDSTAGLQLLAEQGNTTNLEIEIYEQLGVHVRTILKATAPPRPNMNTLTTFRASRKHHMVSLATAIVPSPDWFLGVANLELCDAKTNEWAKNITFNLYPMDAGTDSGKKFDSSNEATAPAQPISSAIIAPEIPKELVKPFARLRFHLVRTYYNPNCSDEPAVTQEPEGEGDEDSDENPGEDERQTVPKYEYRPPTQPTTTTSEEPTSVDPDSPPNCSVTPWGEWQTCEGICTDNKVEGYKIRFRSHVGDPSPECSKLALTDTSPCEEECEEEVLEEYVEEEEE, from the exons atgaagtTTAAAGTATTCA GTTTAACTCAGGtcacttacataatattattcctTAAATTTTGCTCCTGTGAATTTGAGGTCTGCAACCGAAGTCCTTTAGGTACAAACACACAGCCTCTGCCCCCGGACAACAGGTTCTTAATTGACATTGATGATATCAGAGATAATATGTATATACCGAAGGAGGAATATACAG TTCGCCTTTATTCGCGGGATGGCGTCTCTACATTCATTGCCTTCACGATATCACTTCAAGGTGACACAGCTGCAAATAAGAACAACCCCAGAAAGCCAATCCCGCTAAAAGCTGGGACTTTGGAACCGTTTTCGAGTGACTCATTCTTTCATCCTGCCTGTAACAACACTATTATACAATCAGACATCACACCGAAGACTTCAGTTCAG GCAAAATGGACAGCTCCTGAAAAGGACAATAAATGCGTCACAATATACGCGGTGGTTGCTGTAAAACCTGATGTGTGGTACAGTTTCGAAGGTCCTCTGTCAAAACGTATCTGTGAGGACAGAAGGAAGGCAGATGATATGCAGCCCATGGAAAACGATAACTGTCAGGTTTGTGAGGATGCTAGGTACCAG TTGACATTCGAAGGGTTGTGGTCGTACAACACACATCCGGCCATGTTCCCAACAGCTAGAGAACTGGCGCGTTTCAGCGATGTCGTAGGAGCCTCTCACAGTAAAGACTTCAGTCTTTTCAAATACAACTCTGACTCTACAGCTGGATTGCAACTATTAGCAGAGCAAGGCAACACGACCAATTTGGAAATAGAAATCTATGAACAG CTAGGTGTTCATGTCCGGACTATACTGAAGGCTACAGCACCACCTCGCCCTAACATGAACACATTAACAACCTTCAGAGCGAGCAGGAAACATCACATGGTGTCCCTGGCCACTGCTATCGTACCCTCCCCTGATTGGTTTCTCGGTGTTGCAAACTTGGAGCTCTGTGATGCAAAGACTAACGAATGGGCGAAAAACATCACCTTCAATTTGTATCCTATGGACGCCGGAACTGATAGTGGGAAGAAATTTGAC TCGTCAAACGAAGCAACAGCTCCAGCTCAGCCGATTTCTTCAGCGATTATAGCACCGGAGATTCCTAAGGAGCTGGTGAAACCGTTCGCTAGATTGCGGTTTCATTTGGTCCGCACCTATTACAACCCTAACTGCTCCGACGAACCTGCGGTGACTCAAGAACCAG AAGGTGAAGGTGATGAAGATAGTGATGAAAACCCAGGAGAAGACGAGCGGCAAACCGTTCCAAAATACGAGTATCGACCTCCTACACAGCCAACTACAACCACAAG tGAGGAACCAACGTCAGTTGATCCTGATTCGCCGCCAAATTGCTCCGTCACACCTTGGGGCGAATGGCAAACGTGCGAAGGTATATGCACTGATAATAAGGTGGAAGGATACAAGATTCGGTTCAGAAGTCACGTCGGG gaTCCGTCACCTGAATGTTCCAAGTTGGCTCTTACGGATACTTCACCTTGTGAAGAGGAGTGTGAGGAAGAGGTGCTAGAAGAATACgtggaagaagaagaagaatag
- the LOC113497276 gene encoding spondin-1-like isoform X1 → MFSFYYLFILCFYSLLHNALSFRCDRKPYGSNTLSSEPDGRFKLEVLGAENNAYIPEQLYIVQLKETDDESSFTSFMISAEGDVKQDPKNPRRLVPLYPGELRPQSTGTAKFSDRCLYSVEQAMSSHKTSVEVYWQAPSSGNGCVTLRAMVAVNNEVWFEDGGPLTQKLCEDMRQPDDVAPQLNYECGVCDEAKYELTFTGIWSRNTHPYLYPENDWVPKYSDLVGASHNADYILWMPGTLASDGFKDLAEHANSSSLEAEIREKIGDGVRTLIKGKGHGYRKMNVPTYSFFRADKENHLFSAAVAFHPSPDWFLGVTRFDLCTEDNTWLVERELNLYPWDAGTDSGISYESPNIQTFPQDAVARVQMSSYDKNSPFYEVDIKDMHPFGKFHIKLIRTYHRECEEEEPTEEPPATEAPETSQESAETSEETNPEPAAPSRYQTQLDSAGDGREAPTVTNPQPTPAEEIPASVCPMSPWQEWSSCDGECEDGKVVGYRWRERYHLVDGIPVEKYDPHAKHHYKKEVSKICKTFFETFEREACEDECEVEEDEEEEELTVGRRVMAPILPGGAWKSKRRDVMIRYWKRPSM, encoded by the exons atgttttcgttttattatttgtttattttatgtttttattcctTACTTCATAATGCACTTTCGTTTCGGTGTGACCGAAAACCGTATGGTTCTAATACGCTATCCTCGGAACCGGATGGCAGATTCAAGTTGGAAGTGTTAGGGGCTGAAAATAATGCCTATATTCCTGAACAACTCTACATAG ttcaattgaAAGAAACAGACGATGAATCATCGTTCACGAGTTTCATGATATCTGCTGAAGGGGACGTCAAACAAGATCCCAAGAACCCTCGGCGTTTGGTTCCCCTGTATCCTGGCGAGCTGAGGCCTCAAAGTACTGGCACAGCTAAGTTCAGTGACCGATGTCTCTACTCCGTCGAACAGGCCATGAGCTCTCATAAAACTTCTGTTGAG GTTTACTGGCAAGCGCCATCCTCGGGCAATGGGTGTGTTACCCTTCGTGCCATGGTAGCAGTGAATAATGAAGTCTGGTTTGAAGATGGCGGGCCACTGACGCAGAAGTTATGTGAAGACATGAGGCAGCCCGACGACGTCGCCCCGCAGCTTAACTACGAGTGCGGGGTCTGTGATGAAGCAAAATATGAG CTTACCTTCACTGGTATTTGGTCACGGAACACTCACCCGTATTTGTACCCTGAGAACGATTGGGTTCCAAAATACAGTGACTTGGTCGGAGCCTCCCACAACGCTGACTACATACTGTGGATGCCTGGGACTCTTGCCAGTGATGGCTTTAAAGATCTGGCTGAACATGCCAATTCAAGCAGCCTTGAAGCTGAAATCCGGGAGAAg ATTGGCGACGGAGTACGAACTCTAATTAAAGGCAAGGGCCACGGCTACCGCAAGATGAACGTTCCCACTTACTCCTTCTTTCGAGCGGACAAAGAAAACCACCTCTTCTCAGCTGCCGTAGCCTTCCATCCATCACCAGACTGGTTCCTGGGAGTCACCAGGTTTGATCTCTGCACGGAAGATAATACGTGGCTTGTTGAAAGAGAGCTCAATCTCTATCCGTGGGATGCTGGTACAGACAGCGGTATATCTTATGAA TCGCCTAATATCCAAACGTTTCCACAAGATGCCGTAGCTCGAGTCCAAATGAGTTCGTATGATAAAAACTCTCCGTTTTATGAAGTTGACATCAAAGACATGCATCCCTTTGGAAAGTTCCACATCAAGTTGATAAGGACTTATCACAGAGAATGTGAAGAGGAAGAACCGACAG AAGAACCTCCAGCAACAGAAGCTCCAGAAACATCTCAAGAAAGCGCCGAGACGAGTGAAGAAACCAATCCGGAGCCAGCCGCGCCATCCAGGTATCAAACACAACTAGATAGCGCCGGGGACGGGCG TGAAGCCCCAACAGTAACAAATCCACAACCAACACCAGCTGAAGAGATCCCTGCGTCGGTGTGTCCTATGTCCCCTTGGCAGGAGTGGAGCTCCTGTGACGGGGAGTGCGAAGATGGAAAGGTAGTCGGATACCGGTGGAGGGAACGATACCACCTGGTCGATGGAATCCCTGTCGAAAAGTATGATCCACAT GCTAAGCATCATTACAAGAAGGAGGTCTCGAAGATATGCAAGACTTTCTTCGAGACTTTCGAGCGAGAGGCTTGTGAGGATGAATGCGAGGTAGAAGAAGATGAAGAAGAAGAGGAGCTTACAG TTGGCCGCCGAGTAATGGCCCCTATCTTACCAGGAGGAGCTTGGAAGTCAAAAAGAAGAGATGTGATGATACGATACTGGAAAAGACCGTCAATGTAG
- the LOC113497276 gene encoding spondin-1-like isoform X2 — protein MFSFYYLFILCFYSLLHNALSFRCDRKPYGSNTLSSEPDGRFKLEVLGAENNAYIPEQLYIVQLKETDDESSFTSFMISAEGDVKQDPKNPRRLVPLYPGELRPQSTGTAKFSDRCLYSVEQAMSSHKTSVEVYWQAPSSGNGCVTLRAMVAVNNEVWFEDGGPLTQKLCEDMRQPDDVAPQLNYECGVCDEAKYELTFTGIWSRNTHPYLYPENDWVPKYSDLVGASHNADYILWMPGTLASDGFKDLAEHANSSSLEAEIREKIGDGVRTLIKGKGHGYRKMNVPTYSFFRADKENHLFSAAVAFHPSPDWFLGVTRFDLCTEDNTWLVERELNLYPWDAGTDSGISYESPNIQTFPQDAVARVQMSSYDKNSPFYEVDIKDMHPFGKFHIKLIRTYHRECEEEEPTEEPPATEAPETSQESAETSEETNPEPAAPSSEAPTVTNPQPTPAEEIPASVCPMSPWQEWSSCDGECEDGKVVGYRWRERYHLVDGIPVEKYDPHAKHHYKKEVSKICKTFFETFEREACEDECEVEEDEEEEELTVGRRVMAPILPGGAWKSKRRDVMIRYWKRPSM, from the exons atgttttcgttttattatttgtttattttatgtttttattcctTACTTCATAATGCACTTTCGTTTCGGTGTGACCGAAAACCGTATGGTTCTAATACGCTATCCTCGGAACCGGATGGCAGATTCAAGTTGGAAGTGTTAGGGGCTGAAAATAATGCCTATATTCCTGAACAACTCTACATAG ttcaattgaAAGAAACAGACGATGAATCATCGTTCACGAGTTTCATGATATCTGCTGAAGGGGACGTCAAACAAGATCCCAAGAACCCTCGGCGTTTGGTTCCCCTGTATCCTGGCGAGCTGAGGCCTCAAAGTACTGGCACAGCTAAGTTCAGTGACCGATGTCTCTACTCCGTCGAACAGGCCATGAGCTCTCATAAAACTTCTGTTGAG GTTTACTGGCAAGCGCCATCCTCGGGCAATGGGTGTGTTACCCTTCGTGCCATGGTAGCAGTGAATAATGAAGTCTGGTTTGAAGATGGCGGGCCACTGACGCAGAAGTTATGTGAAGACATGAGGCAGCCCGACGACGTCGCCCCGCAGCTTAACTACGAGTGCGGGGTCTGTGATGAAGCAAAATATGAG CTTACCTTCACTGGTATTTGGTCACGGAACACTCACCCGTATTTGTACCCTGAGAACGATTGGGTTCCAAAATACAGTGACTTGGTCGGAGCCTCCCACAACGCTGACTACATACTGTGGATGCCTGGGACTCTTGCCAGTGATGGCTTTAAAGATCTGGCTGAACATGCCAATTCAAGCAGCCTTGAAGCTGAAATCCGGGAGAAg ATTGGCGACGGAGTACGAACTCTAATTAAAGGCAAGGGCCACGGCTACCGCAAGATGAACGTTCCCACTTACTCCTTCTTTCGAGCGGACAAAGAAAACCACCTCTTCTCAGCTGCCGTAGCCTTCCATCCATCACCAGACTGGTTCCTGGGAGTCACCAGGTTTGATCTCTGCACGGAAGATAATACGTGGCTTGTTGAAAGAGAGCTCAATCTCTATCCGTGGGATGCTGGTACAGACAGCGGTATATCTTATGAA TCGCCTAATATCCAAACGTTTCCACAAGATGCCGTAGCTCGAGTCCAAATGAGTTCGTATGATAAAAACTCTCCGTTTTATGAAGTTGACATCAAAGACATGCATCCCTTTGGAAAGTTCCACATCAAGTTGATAAGGACTTATCACAGAGAATGTGAAGAGGAAGAACCGACAG AAGAACCTCCAGCAACAGAAGCTCCAGAAACATCTCAAGAAAGCGCCGAGACGAGTGAAGAAACCAATCCGGAGCCAGCCGCGCCATCCAG TGAAGCCCCAACAGTAACAAATCCACAACCAACACCAGCTGAAGAGATCCCTGCGTCGGTGTGTCCTATGTCCCCTTGGCAGGAGTGGAGCTCCTGTGACGGGGAGTGCGAAGATGGAAAGGTAGTCGGATACCGGTGGAGGGAACGATACCACCTGGTCGATGGAATCCCTGTCGAAAAGTATGATCCACAT GCTAAGCATCATTACAAGAAGGAGGTCTCGAAGATATGCAAGACTTTCTTCGAGACTTTCGAGCGAGAGGCTTGTGAGGATGAATGCGAGGTAGAAGAAGATGAAGAAGAAGAGGAGCTTACAG TTGGCCGCCGAGTAATGGCCCCTATCTTACCAGGAGGAGCTTGGAAGTCAAAAAGAAGAGATGTGATGATACGATACTGGAAAAGACCGTCAATGTAG